The nucleotide window AGGGACCATGTCGGGCATGGTCATGCGGGTGACCATTATGTCCCCGTCCTTTATCTTCTCCAGATCCCTGACTCCGGAGATGATCCTCACGGTGCCGGTGGCCGTGCCTGGAGACGCTCCGAGACCTGTGACCAGGACCCGGGCCGTGCCGGGAGCCTCTGCCGCGGCCTTTGCGGCGCTTTTTGCTATCGTTGTTATCGGCCTTGACTGTAGGATGTATATCTTGTTCTTCTGCACGCCCCACTCTATGTCCTGGGGTATACCGTAGTGCCTCTCCAGGATCTCCGCATACTTCGCGAGATCCAGTATCTCGCTCTCGGTGAGAACCTGCGCATCCCTCTTCTCCGGTGGAACCGGTACTGTCACGGTCTTCGAGGTCACAGGATCCCTGACGATCATGATCTCCTTCGTGGCGATCATCTTGTGGACTATCTTCTTGGAGGTTCTATCAACAACGTAGTTATCCGGAGACACACTGCCGCTGACAACCGCCTCTCCGAGACCCCATGCTGCCTCGATCACAACAAGCGGCTCTCCTGTGCTCGGCTGGGAGCTGAACATGACCCCTGACTTCTCCGAGTCGACCATCTTCTGGACTATCGCGGAGAGGTTGACCTTCTCATGCTCGAAGCCCTGCTCGACCCTGTAGAATATCGCCCTCGCGCCGTAAAGTGATGCCCAGCACTTTTTAACGGCCTCGAACACAGCATCAGCGCCCCTGACGTTCAGGTATGTCTCCTGCTGGCCTGCGAAGCTCGCATCCGGAAGATCCTCTGCGGTCGCGCTGGATCTGACAGCGACGAAAACCTCCTCGCCCTCCCGCTCGCAGAGCTCCCTGTACCTCTCCTTTATCGCGTTCTCTATGTCCTTTGGAACCTCTGCATCCATCACGATCTTCTTGGCCCTGGCCTCTGCCCTCAGAAGCTCCTCAGGGTTGTTCACATCCACTTTCAGAGAGTCGAAGAGCTCTTTAGCAATGCCTGCACGCTCGATGAACTGCCGGAAGGCCTGTGCCGTGACCGCAAACCCGCCAGGTACAGGAATGCCGATGTTTATCATCTCGCCCAGGCTCGCGCCCTTCCCGCCGACTACAGGTATATCCTCCTTCCCCACCTCTTCAAGCCAAACAACGATCGCCATTAAAGTCAGCCTCTTAGCGTTATCATGAGAGATGGTGGTGCTTCAATTCGCGACCGTATATTACTCTTTCCTTTCAGATACAATGAGGTGGATGATCTCAAAATTACAGATCAGAATATGCTCGTCAGGGTCCAGAATTACTGATCAACGAAATCGCTATCATCCAAATCGGTCAATCATCAGACACTCTTCTAAGAATGCGATTTATCTCAACATATTGATCATGTTCGCAGATCACCGGACCTGCAGCTCCCTGGCAACCTCCGCAGCCCTCCTGAGCGCCTTTATGGCATCCTCCCTCTTGAGATCCTCACGTCTGCTCTCAAGAAATCTCCTGAACTGTAGAAGCGTCTCCTCCGGAACCCTGCATCTGGCATCTCTTATCAGATTCTCATAGCTTCTGGAAGGAAAGTACCTGGCCCTCGCAATCTCCAGCAGATCTGCGGCGCTTTTCTCATCGATGAGGCCCTCGTTCACAGCCAGCCTGAGGTTGTGGCGTATGTTGACCAGAGGCTCGGAGAGTGGCTCGAGCGTCACGGGATCGAAGACCAGGGCGACCTCGTCGTCAGCGACTATCTCTCCGCTCTTATACGCACTGTAGATCTCGCCGACGCCCTCCATGCCATAGACATCCATCTCAGCTGCCCTCAGAGCTCCCATGCTTGAGGCGCCAATCACCCGCACGCCCATCTGGAGCGCCTCGAGGATCTCCTTGTGCGCCACAGAGGAGTCCTGGAAGAAGACGCCGTCTATCAGGCATATTATGTCCGCTCCATCTCTTGCAGCCGCGAGAACGTCTCCGCGCCTGGCTGGCGGCCTGTAATCCGCATCCAGGATGGAGCGCGCCTCATCATGAGGCATGCTTGGACCCAGAAACACGACGACTCTTGGCATCCCTGCACCGCTTGCCGACCCTCTCCGGATCCACAGCCGAGATCTCCAGCCCGGGCACTATCACCCTGACCACGGGCACCATTATCTCAGGAGCCGTGAGATCCACAACTATCGCCCTCTCAAACCCGGCCGACTGAAGCCTATCGAGAATATGTTTGATATCATCCAGAAAATCATCGGTATCATAAGA belongs to Methanothrix sp. and includes:
- the ppsA gene encoding phosphoenolpyruvate synthase, encoding MAIVVWLEEVGKEDIPVVGGKGASLGEMINIGIPVPGGFAVTAQAFRQFIERAGIAKELFDSLKVDVNNPEELLRAEARAKKIVMDAEVPKDIENAIKERYRELCEREGEEVFVAVRSSATAEDLPDASFAGQQETYLNVRGADAVFEAVKKCWASLYGARAIFYRVEQGFEHEKVNLSAIVQKMVDSEKSGVMFSSQPSTGEPLVVIEAAWGLGEAVVSGSVSPDNYVVDRTSKKIVHKMIATKEIMIVRDPVTSKTVTVPVPPEKRDAQVLTESEILDLAKYAEILERHYGIPQDIEWGVQKNKIYILQSRPITTIAKSAAKAAAEAPGTARVLVTGLGASPGTATGTVRIISGVRDLEKIKDGDIMVTRMTMPDMVPAMRRAGAIVTDEGGMACHAAIVSRELGCPAVVGTKNATKVLRDGMVVTVDGTKGQVYEGKVAVAEEKKAQPVAVAYKPVTATEVKVNISEPTRAQAAAATMADGVGLLRIEHMILGLGKTPGYYIRSGRSEEYVNELVRNIKIVADAFYPKPVWVRTLDAPTDEFRAMEGGENEPIEHNPMLGWRGIRRDLTEVEHFRLEIRAFKKLHELGLTNVGIMLPMVQHVSELKRAKEIMVEEGLDLSRIDVGIMVETPAAALTIEDFIEEGLDFISFGTNDLTQYTLAVDRNNENVAGLYSEMHPAVIKLIEYVVERCKKAGVKTSICGQAGSYPEMARRLVEIGIDSISANIDAVAAVRETVARAELSILLEAARNR
- a CDS encoding TfuA-related McrA-glycine thioamidation protein: MPRVVVFLGPSMPHDEARSILDADYRPPARRGDVLAAARDGADIICLIDGVFFQDSSVAHKEILEALQMGVRVIGASSMGALRAAEMDVYGMEGVGEIYSAYKSGEIVADDEVALVFDPVTLEPLSEPLVNIRHNLRLAVNEGLIDEKSAADLLEIARARYFPSRSYENLIRDARCRVPEETLLQFRRFLESRREDLKREDAIKALRRAAEVARELQVR